The DNA segment atattaacttcttgTTCGCAAAAAGGTACCATTGgagtaattttttcttcaagctctaaAAGATAGCGCGAGAAATACAAATACACAAATGGCACCCCTGTATTCCCCTTTCACCCTAACCGACAGGGTCCCTCTATTCTAAATGTCTCTAGAGACTGTCATTTCGTAACCGCACAACATGCGTGAAACGTGATTATTCAAATTAGACTGTGGGCAAGCAGCTTTCTGTGGGGACGGTGCACCCGTGTACAATGAGCGGACACCACCAGCATTGATCAGCCTCGGGTCCCACATCCTCTTTGCCTcactaaaaggaaaaaaaaggatacACCAATACAgcccaaggaaataaaaaaaggggGAAGGAGAGGCGGCGGCTTAGTTCATTCAAGCCTGTACCCAAAAAACCTCACATGCATGAACACAGCGAAATGGGTGAAGAGAAGGTTGGTGTTAGAGTATAGTATTAGGAAAATATCCTGGTGCCAGGTGGAGCCACATCGCAAGAGTCAAACTTGATGCGTATTTTCACCTTATCCAGAAAGTATACACAACACTTTGAGAACATAGCAAACGCACAACACAGGCTCAATATTGACGAAAATTTTGCCGTAacaatacagaaagaaaaaagaggaaatgTTGCAAACCAAATATCGATACTATTTTTTTTAAAGTACGCAACAATAAAGAGCAACATGCTTAAAAGTTTAAGATTTTTTTGGATATTTACcactccctaaaaaaatgaaagcttTAATCGACAatctgtccgcaacatttcctcacACTTATCAAACATGAAAATGCTACCGCAAGCCGCATAAAATTTGGACAAATTTAGATGTGCTAGAGCTTCTGAAAGTGCCCATGTATTCTCTATGGCAGCTcgcactggtgaaccctcttaaagCAGTCACACGGACTGAACATTCTGACACAACCCTTGAAAATTTCACTCGCTAACTGTACAGCTATGATCTGACACAATGGTGTTGACATCAGCGGAACCTTCCACACGTGCCGCTGTCAATCGCCTTCAGAAACGAGGGGTGAGCTCTTGAACAACAGACATAGACCAGCATGAATTACAAAACCTACTACACCTGTCATGCCAATACTCGCCCTCCTGGCCAACAGGACAAAACACACGCATAATTAAAAGTACAGTTTCTCAAGAACCATTCATTCTTTATGGCAACGGACATGGTTCAGAAGGCATGCATTCCCTCATCTGAGTATTCTAGGAGTATATATATGTAGCTCGGGTTATGCTGTCACTTCTTTTTCCTCTCACcacttcggcgcagtttccttcACTTGCATCTGCGTGGTTTCCGTTCTTCCAGTGTGTCAAAACTGCATGTTTATCGCGTACAATTTGCTGTTCACACAGTGAAGCCTTCTCACACGCAGCAGCGCTGCTTATGATGGGTGTGATACGGCAGAGCTTCACTGTTCTGCACACCGTGAAGGATGCGGGCGGCCCTGACGATTTCAATAGGCATGCAATAAAGCATTAATGGAAACGTGAAAAACAGTCACTGCTGCACCGTTTTCATCTTAGAATTCGGCAACTATTGCCCAGTCTTTTGCCAAATAAATATACGTTGATGCAGCAGTTCTTGAGCACAAATAACGAGCAAAGAGAGACAAGCCGAGAGCTGAAAAAAACATGACTGCCAATTACAGTACTCCCTAACCCAAAGATTGAGTGCAGCATGATTCTGTGATACACTGAGGCAGAAAACGTGGACGACGATCAAGCTACCCCCAAGAGTACAGTGGGAAGCATCTGCACTTTGTCAAGCAAAGCCTCTAAAGTATTGCACTGAACAAATTCTCCTCAGTGGTATAGAGCAGCGCAGTGCAACCCCTGCCCGGCTTTGGCATCCTCTCCTGTGAGAACGCATTGCACCGTGCTTGTCTCACTGCTTCATGGAGCAACACGGATTCCACAAAAGACACGTCTTTGTTTGGAGCTGGCCCGCACATTCAGAGTAGCACTTACCCGCTCTCATGGGAAACGGCATGGACTCCACAAAAGACCCCTATAGACGCCTATGTATGTGCTGGCTGACCTTTCTACCGCTGATTCATGACTGACTCAAGTTGCAACAAGAAGCTTTGTGTTAGATCTTACGCTGTTTGAACATACAGCAGAATCTTGGTGAAGCAAATCTTACGGGGTCTCGAGAAAAATCATATCGTCCGAAGTTTTGTGTCATCCAAAATGAACAAAATCAGTACGAAGCAGCATGAAAAATGTGCTCACACAGATCTGTTTTCGGCTGACAGCATTTATTTACGGTCGCATGGCCACAGCTCACTGCTCACGATGTGTACAGCACGGCTGCCGATCGCGACATCAGCGATGTACTGGCCGCGCGCCCATGCTCATTGCCCCTTTTGCATACAGCACGACTAGCGATCGCGGAGTCGATGATGTGCGGATAATTTTACCATAGCGGAGAAGTATTCGTGTAGATGCATATATAGGTTGCACTGCGATCAGTGAAAGGAATCCCATGAGATGGGTCCGCCATGTTTATGAACCACCAGCTCAATTTGCAAGGCTGTCGTCCAACGTGACTTTTGGCGCAATACTTCATTGCTTCAGCAGCGATAGTGCTGACTATTCTGCCAGCTACATCAATGAAACAAAGAATTTGCTACAAAAGCTATGCAAGCACGCATAATGTGTAGAATTTCGAAAAAGGGCGCAGTGCAATCATGGAGCGTTCCAAGGACTTGGACCACCGCATGAACTTGTAGACACTGAGCCAGATCCCTACAAGCGACAGATCGTAGAATGCTGGCACATCCAAAACATACCCGGAAATGTAAACTGAAGCACACGGCCTTTGCAACTACTCACTGTGGGCCCCAACTCATATGCCTCACACGGAAGGACCCCCGCAATCTGATTGTGACATATTGTGACTAGCACGGCGACGACACCTAGCGGCAGTGATTACAAAAAGCGTGTCTCTTGCTTCCACCAAGTCAACCCTGAAGATGGTGCTAAGTTGGCACTGAAACGTCTGTTCTCTCATAAGAACTTGCTCGGAGTATCCCAGTTTTCTCTCTAAAATGCTAAAGAACACAATATTCTCACACATTACAGAGGTCCATTGTGAGAATGTGAGCGAAGACGCTCAGAAAAACCAATGAATTTTGCGTGCAGCATGCTATAACCATGTCAAATCTGTGGCATGCAATTCATAACAAGTAAACCCACAATGTCGACTGCTGATGGCATGCTGatgacaaaacaaagaaaacatcacTGTGTAACCCTACTGTTGGCATTGTAATGAAGACTCCCCCACCTCCCAAGTAATTCGAGAAGACGAATCCTGACTGAGCCCAGTTTCTCCTCCTTGGGTAAAGTGCCAAGCATGAAGATTCCGCATGCCATCAGCACCCAGTCAAAAATGATGCAGCGTAAAATGCAAGCTGAGGCTCAGAAACAGCATACTGAGACTGATGTGGCGGGAACAACGATTCACCTATGCACTGTTCCACCATAGCTGCCACCAACCATATTACTGTGGAGAAATCAATGTTTCTACAAACTGAGCTTTCATACCCAGAAAGTAAAAGGACAGGGGCAGGGATTGCTGTATTGATGCCTCGAACTAAATACAACTTGACAAAAAAGCTCAAGGAAAATGTGTGCTGCCCTCTCCAAGAAGGGGTTTTTTTCGTGAAAAACTCTTTACCCATTCACAAATAAATATGCGATGAAAACGCTTAGTACACTAATTTGATGGTCCCaaaggagacagaaaaaaaagtacCTAACAATGCCGCCATGTAAAATCCAGGAGCAGGCCAACCCTGGCGCATCATGAGGGCTCCTCGCACTGTGAAAACTTTTCTTGCACTCAACACATGCCAATCCAACGAGCTGCTCGCTCGAAAGTGGATGAATTTTCAAATCAAAAGCGAAAAGCACCCCTTCGCAGCACAGATCACAACCTTTTATCCGGGTCCTGAAGTGTGCACAAAAGCTGAGTGTTTCTTAAACATGGCTGCCGTAACAGTGAGCCTCCTGAAGTGACGTCCCGTGCAAGCTATGTATGCCAGACTAGGTGGGTGCCTGCTGTGCATGTGCGATTTCCAGGTGGGGACACACACCTGTCGCTGCTCATGAGCAGTAGGCGCTCAGCCAGTCCTGTGTATAGCTATGCTTTAATGCGTTTGGCAAAATATTACAGATGCTGCATTCTTCTGTTCTGTCCCTAAGGACAACAATACCGTATTTCAAACTTTGCAAGCATGTCTTCAGAAACGCCTGCAATTCTGTTTTCTCACCTCCTCAGAGTGATCTTCTGCTGTCCTTCGAGAGGCATCAGGTTTGTCATCTGCCCACTCTGTATGAGAAAGATACAAATGAGTGGATCAGACGTAGCTATTCCTATTTCAGTCTCATGTGCACTCATACATATTTGCATGGTGTAGCTGCATGACATTCCTTTGTAACATTCTAGTAATCACCCAGGGTGTCTACCACGTTGACGTTTCCAAATTCGCCAAATTTTCCCCGAGTACGCTaaaaggggtcatgacatggtctaccAACAAATTGTGGTTTTAAATTGCAGGTACTAGCCATGGCATTGTTATGCATTACTTAAAAAATAAGTAGGGCTCTACGCGCGCATTCgagctagaaattgcaattagaagttGTCGGCTCTGAGCCCCTCCCCCTGGCAAGTAGTCAAGACTTCTCCCTTTACCCCTCTGCACCCCTAGTCCGAACAACCCACTCCCTTACACTCACTATATGTACAGTGCGCAGTTCAGTCGCCAGCAAGCACGTGACTGCCAGTTTATGTCGTCAGGGATCGCGGTCGCACCAGGACTGCAAAACGGTTCAGGAGAAGTTTTAAACCCTTAATTACAGTGTGCGTTccctgcagtgcatttcatgcttgcaTTTACTCTCGACGATGAAATAGTGTGAATTTTGTAGAATTCCCTCAGTGACAGACAACTAAGTTTCATGTCAAGAGAGCCTGACACAATGCCCCCCCACCATATGCTGTTACTCTCAAATAAAGatgtaaaagaataaaaataacttAATAGTACAGAATCCTGTACCAACATATTGTATGCAAATCCAATTCAAACAGTAAGTAGTAGTGTTTATTTCATTAAACAATAAACTGGAGGAAGGGAGGTTACAGCGAAAGATAACTTTAGGAAAAAAAGGGAGGGAGGAAGCAATAAACTGACTGACATACAGGGTTTTGCACTTTCGTGAGTTCTGTAAATGGGATTTCCCTCGAATCAACAGCCTTCAAGACTGCAATTTCACCGTGCTGTATTAAAACAATTAAAAGGGTAATTAGGAAATTTTGACTAACTAGTCCCATAACCATGACCACTACCTTGTCACTCAAGAGTACTCCGAGCCCAACATACACTCAGTGAAAGCAGCATCTATGTGACCATCAGTGTCGCTTTTTTATTATAAACCTGTAAAAAAAGAATCATCAGGTATAAACATGCACAGCATTACATCATGCATGATATTAACATGGATAGCACACTTGGAACAATTTTAGCACTAGCACACACGTACTTGCATGTGCATTCTTGGAACTGAAAAGCAAAAAGCACTGGCAAAATCTGCCTACGGGTCTGCAAAACAAAAAACTGTTCCGCAAGGACTAACCCCTATAAGATGAGCACATAAAAGAATAGGCTTCAACAGTCTGCTTACCAAGGGCAGTCTCGAGTGCTTTGGCACGTCTTCCCCGGGTCTTCCTTGGAGTTGCTTCAGTTGCTGTCTGGGCCATATCCACTTTCACAGCTTTCCTTGAACCCTGAGTATGCTTCGCTCTAGTTGCTTTTGTACTTTGTGGGTGGTccactttcttttcttctcggGCCTCTTCATTGTCCTTCCTTGAACCCCGAGTACAGCAACCTCTAGTAGGCCTGACAGGTTCATCTGCCAAGGCATGTACGTTGGTTGCAGATGAGCATTTTGATAGGGACACACCTGCAGTTTCTAGCTCAGGGACCTCTTCTACTTCATTCACCTGCTTAGAAGGTGAAGCACGTGTTTCTTGCTCAAGGTCCTCTTTAACTACATTGCTTGCAGATGGTGCCCAGTGAGCTGTTGAGGCCTCCAGAGACTTCGGTGATTCAACTGGTGATGCGCCCACAATGTTCTGCTCTGTGGCCTCTTTAACCAGTACTATGATCTCGCCTGAAGCTGGAGTTTGCTTGCCTCCTGAAGTGTTCAAAGACTTTGGTGTGTCCACTGTTTCCTGTGCTAGGGCTTCTTTGCTCTTACTCGATACTCTTGAACCTCCCATGACATTCTGTGAGCAGACTTCCTCCATCCCAGGAGTCACTGCACTTACGTTCCTTGAAGCTGACGAGAGGCTAGATATTGTGAACCTGACAAACCCCTCAGTTGCAGCAGATGCGTTATCAAAGGAAACACATTCAGATGGTGAGGCTTGTGTTGTTTGCTTAAGGTCCCCTtgaccttcttttatcttctTGGAAGCAGATATCTGCTTCGCTTCCGAGGCTTTTAGAGACTTTGGTGTGTCTGCCATCTCTTGCTGTGGAGCTTCAATATTCACCTTCCTTGAAACAACTTTCTTTTCTCCACTAGCATTCAATGAGTTTGGTCTGAGGCCTACTGTCTCATCCCCTGTAGCCTCTGTACTTGAATTTTTCAAGGTTAGTGCGCAGGGAGACCTTGTACTTTGTGTGCCAACAGATTCAGCCACCACAGGACTGATGTTCATTAAAGGTGGGCGTTCAATTGGTGATGTGCCCATTATGACTTGCTCTGTAGCCTCTTCACTTGCACTGATCTTGCTCGAAGCTGGAGTTTGTTTACCTCCTGAAGTTTGGAAGGGCTTTGGTGTATCCACATTTTTCTGTGCTTGGGCTTCTTTGTTCTCTACATCGACATCATCCAAAGTCATGTGTCCAGGTGACAATGTGCTTACTGCTCGGTTCATCTCTTCGGTTACATTTCTTGAAGGTAAAGTTTGTCTAGACGTCGGGGCTTTCAAAGCACTTGCTGTGCCTGTTGCCTCAAGCTCGGAAACCTCTTCTCTCATTTCCTTTGAAGTCGGTGTGTGGCTAAATCTTCCACTCCTGGTAAGCAAAGTGGCCTTCTCCAGTGCACTTTCTCGACTGTTTTCCAACGTTTGGCTTGAGCATTGGAAAGTTTGCTTACTGACAGTCACCTTAGGAGATTCTGCCATGATGCCCATGTGTTCCAATGACTCCTGATCAGATTGTGACTCGTCTCGTGCATATTGCGGTGGTACACCTTCTTTCTTATCATCCCCTTCCTCAGAAGCAACTGCATGCTCTTGCTCTGgactttcctttttgcttctgTTGTTAGAAGCAGGTGTTACCATATTCAAAAAAACGGCAGGGACATAGAAGACACCCTGCAATAGACCTTCACTGCCCAACTGAACCCAGGTTAGTGAGTCTACTGCACTGTTAGTGATGCTGCTTCTGGCAGCCCTAGAAGGAACTTCTGCAGCGCCTTCCTTGTCCCCTGGAGATTCATTAAAGCTGGTGCTGTTCcacttcttcttcctcctcctcctcctcttctttgaAGTACTGTCTGTCGAGATGGCACATTTGGACCCTGTCTTTTTAGCAGAAACACCTTCTTCCTGTTCTAGAAAGCCTAGAGTGCTTGCACCAAACTGGCCTTCGCAGTTAGAACCATCAAATGAACTAATAGTTTCATCAGCGGTGACCACTCTTTTAAAACTGTTGGTACACTCAGAGTTCTGACCAAGAGATGAATTAGCCCAAGTGCTCCTAGCAGAATGGTCTGAAGGTGTGTGAGCCCCATTAGTATTTTTCTCCAAGGAGGGCCTTGAACGGCTGCTCAGAGGACTTGCTGTAAAACTTTTTGCATGGCTTTGATGGGATCTTGGATTTGCAATGTGTGAAAGCCGTTTATAAGCACGCTTGTTGCCAAGTGAAGAATTAGATACATCTTGAGCAGTGAGAGGACCCAACTCTCTTTTGCTGATGGAATCAGTATGGTTGGGTGTTTTGAAAAAGGACTCACAACCTAGAGAGCCAGCTGATGAGCTCAACGATGTGTGGCACAAACTTGTTTGAGAGCGTATGAGTGCCCTTCTAGAAAGGCCAGGTGAATCAAGGAATGATTCATCTGTTGTAGCCTTGCCATTTGGGTACCAGCTCTGTGATCCTGGGGTTAAAAAACCAGAGCTGTTTTCCTTGTGCGAGAATGAATTGACTTTAAGACCCTTTTTTCTCCTCCAGCGTCTCAGTTTGCAGGACCTTTCCGCTATACTATTTTCGAGAGACTGAGACCTTCTCTTGAGCGAGCTGCAGCTTTGTCCTTCCTGGAATGAAGGGTACTCTTCTTCAAAGCTATTGTGCATTCCTGGCAAACAGCTCCTTGAGCGTCTCGCTCGCTTCCTTGATTCATCAATCAAGGGTGTTGATGAGGTACTTGAATGCAAGGCTCTATTCCTTGACTGTTGCTTATGGCGAGCCTCGTTATCACTTTCATGGTGTTTTGTTGAACTCTCTCTTGCATCCCCTGCagctaaaaaaaagttttcacagATGCATGATACGTGCTTGCTAGTAGCCCTCCATTCTTTTTTCTTAAGGAAATAATTTGTTGTCTAGAGATATCAAGCACCTCATCTTAGATGCAACAAGCAGTGACAAAAAGGACCAAGAGCTTGGTCCTTCATTAGCAATTACTCAGCAATTACAAGCAAGTGCACAAGGCGGTAAAGTGTAACATATCACAGTGCCTTACACGCCAAATAACAAAGTTTTCAATTCTTTACAAACTCTGCCAGAAACAAACACTTACTACACAGAAACTTTACCTCTAAAAAAACTATGTTGCATCTAAACAATCCATTCAGAGGCTGTACCCTGAATTCAGCTGATGCTTAATTGACAGTCATGACATGAGGGGCCATTAGCAACATAAATGACGGCTCTACTGCCACAAAATCTCTGTTCAAACAATAACTGTGTGTCGCTTAAACACAGTACCCAACAATGATTATATGGCAGAC comes from the Amblyomma americanum isolate KBUSLIRL-KWMA chromosome 1, ASM5285725v1, whole genome shotgun sequence genome and includes:
- the LOC144113031 gene encoding uncharacterized protein LOC144113031 isoform X1; translation: MPWYPRIFTIKKDGTRGSKHRFQRGRCSVGTAAGCDIHIRGADSSYCLFLVDKNMLAQVVNVTGSAGVKHNGERVRNTSFLSHGDIVQIGSRQFRFEWVNKRKKKSAQKRTKKSSKVAAASHQPKAAGDARESSTKHHESDNEARHKQQSRNRALHSSTSSTPLIDESRKRARRSRSCLPGMHNSFEEEYPSFQEGQSCSSLKRRSQSLENSIAERSCKLRRWRRKKGLKVNSFSHKENSSGFLTPGSQSWYPNGKATTDESFLDSPGLSRRALIRSQTSLCHTSLSSSAGSLGCESFFKTPNHTDSISKRELGPLTAQDVSNSSLGNKRAYKRLSHIANPRSHQSHAKSFTASPLSSRSRPSLEKNTNGAHTPSDHSARSTWANSSLGQNSECTNSFKRVVTADETISSFDGSNCEGQFGASTLGFLEQEEGVSAKKTGSKCAISTDSTSKKRRRRRKKKWNSTSFNESPGDKEGAAEVPSRAARSSITNSAVDSLTWVQLGSEGLLQGVFYVPAVFLNMVTPASNNRSKKESPEQEHAVASEEGDDKKEGVPPQYARDESQSDQESLEHMGIMAESPKVTVSKQTFQCSSQTLENSRESALEKATLLTRSGRFSHTPTSKEMREEVSELEATGTASALKAPTSRQTLPSRNVTEEMNRAVSTLSPGHMTLDDVDVENKEAQAQKNVDTPKPFQTSGGKQTPASSKISASEEATEQVIMGTSPIERPPLMNISPVVAESVGTQSTRSPCALTLKNSSTEATGDETVGLRPNSLNASGEKKVVSRKVNIEAPQQEMADTPKSLKASEAKQISASKKIKEGQGDLKQTTQASPSECVSFDNASAATEGFVRFTISSLSSASRNVSAVTPGMEEVCSQNVMGGSRVSSKSKEALAQETVDTPKSLNTSGGKQTPASGEIIVLVKEATEQNIVGASPVESPKSLEASTAHWAPSASNVVKEDLEQETRASPSKQVNEVEEVPELETAGVSLSKCSSATNVHALADEPVRPTRGCCTRGSRKDNEEAREEKKVDHPQSTKATRAKHTQGSRKAVKVDMAQTATEATPRKTRGRRAKALETALEWADDKPDASRRTAEDHSEEAPPAKRARKKV